The Phycisphaeraceae bacterium genome includes a window with the following:
- a CDS encoding VanZ family protein — translation MVDQAIGQPNVQRAWSSPWWRRSATLALIWSALLVYGGLIPFDLSWPPTVYSQAYDSESIGSTAQVIGYALTKPLRWYVYREGHVSSWGLPEWLSDGFLNAAIFFPLGVMWMLALRPRLGFNAGLGVSVMLAGLLSWGIETGQAFSVARVSALNDVLVNTGAAAAGAVLALPARRMFLSVSLLGYALLTPVVHRVADGLRVVRRDPALRSLFVGGVVLLGLLVTVMLARVVDTGGGEVPLAGVWERSYEVGASQMVIAVMGYGLVGLLAVALVVKPKEQQGWKRVLLVAGLLAFGYEVVRATVLGVRMDFTLALMAVGSLGLVMAMSLGLIHAVRLACRRRESSKVEADRRRRSHDYSFRIGT, via the coding sequence ATGGTTGATCAGGCGATCGGACAACCTAACGTGCAGCGTGCGTGGTCGTCGCCTTGGTGGCGGCGGTCGGCGACGCTTGCGCTGATCTGGTCGGCGCTGCTGGTGTACGGCGGGCTGATACCGTTCGATTTGAGTTGGCCGCCAACCGTTTATTCGCAAGCGTATGACAGTGAGTCGATCGGAAGCACAGCCCAGGTAATTGGCTACGCGTTGACGAAACCGCTTCGGTGGTACGTGTACCGCGAGGGCCATGTATCGAGTTGGGGGCTGCCGGAGTGGCTGTCGGATGGTTTTTTGAATGCGGCGATCTTCTTCCCGCTTGGTGTGATGTGGATGCTGGCGCTGCGGCCACGGCTGGGTTTCAACGCGGGGCTTGGCGTCAGTGTCATGCTGGCGGGGTTGCTGAGCTGGGGGATCGAGACCGGACAGGCGTTCTCGGTCGCGAGGGTGTCGGCACTCAATGATGTGTTGGTGAATACCGGCGCCGCGGCGGCCGGGGCGGTGCTGGCGCTGCCAGCTCGGAGGATGTTCCTGAGCGTGAGTCTACTTGGTTATGCCTTGCTGACGCCCGTGGTGCATCGGGTCGCGGATGGGCTGCGTGTGGTTCGGCGTGATCCGGCGTTGCGATCTTTGTTTGTAGGGGGTGTTGTACTGCTGGGCTTGCTGGTGACCGTCATGCTGGCACGCGTCGTCGATACCGGCGGGGGTGAGGTGCCGCTGGCGGGGGTGTGGGAGCGATCCTACGAGGTCGGCGCATCACAGATGGTGATCGCGGTCATGGGTTACGGGTTGGTGGGCCTGCTGGCGGTAGCGCTGGTGGTCAAGCCGAAGGAGCAGCAGGGCTGGAAACGTGTGCTGCTCGTGGCCGGGTTGCTGGCGTTTGGTTACGAGGTCGTTCGCGCGACGGTGCTGGGTGTCCGGATGGATTTCACGCTGGCGCTCATGGCGGTCGGTTCGTTGGGGCTTGTGATGGCGATGAGTCTGGGTTTGATCCACGCGGTACGTCTGGCGTGTCGTCGGCGGGAATCGTCGAAAGTCGAGGCTGATCGAAGGCGGCGATCACACGATTACAGCTTCAGGATTGGGACGTAA
- a CDS encoding UbiA family prenyltransferase, whose amino-acid sequence MIQWLIRSQVYLAAGAGLLTAGSLVRLGGDPWRLTSAWVFLATLTFYNAARSAPVLPGEWVRLRLLPVVILGLVTGILTLWLLPGQQLVVVVLSVMALLYLVPIISRRAGSLRQAGLLKVPLVGVVWAGVTAGLPVIEVEPAGFEWIWLVAERAVFIAALTLPFELRDRRSDREAGLRTLAHVMRPSSLRRLGALMLMLSLLVSALSPVDRSGVGWAAVVLAHGLAIGLTLKATSRSHALFDVGLDGTILILAAGACIS is encoded by the coding sequence GTGATCCAGTGGCTGATTCGATCTCAGGTCTATCTCGCAGCGGGTGCCGGTCTGCTGACGGCGGGGTCGCTGGTGCGTCTGGGTGGGGACCCGTGGAGGCTGACTTCGGCGTGGGTGTTTCTGGCCACGCTGACGTTCTACAACGCGGCGCGTTCGGCTCCTGTGCTGCCTGGCGAGTGGGTGAGGCTGAGGCTGCTGCCTGTGGTGATCCTGGGGTTGGTCACGGGCATATTGACACTCTGGCTGCTACCGGGTCAGCAACTGGTGGTGGTGGTGCTGAGTGTGATGGCGCTGCTGTACCTCGTGCCAATCATCAGCCGTCGGGCCGGGTCACTCCGGCAGGCCGGGCTGCTCAAGGTTCCGCTGGTGGGTGTGGTGTGGGCTGGCGTCACGGCGGGGCTGCCGGTGATCGAGGTCGAGCCAGCCGGTTTTGAGTGGATTTGGCTGGTCGCAGAACGAGCTGTGTTCATTGCGGCGTTGACCCTGCCGTTTGAGCTGCGGGATCGACGTTCAGACCGTGAGGCAGGGCTTCGGACGCTGGCGCATGTCATGCGGCCATCGAGTCTCAGGCGGCTCGGGGCCCTGATGCTGATGCTGAGCCTGCTGGTGTCGGCGCTGAGCCCGGTGGACCGTTCTGGCGTTGGCTGGGCTGCGGTCGTGCTGGCTCATGGCCTGGCGATCGGTTTGACCCTCAAGGCGACCTCGCGATCGCATGCATTGTTCGATGTGGGGCTTGACGGGACGATCCTGATTCTGGCCGCAGGGGCGTGCATTTCTTGA
- a CDS encoding excinuclease ABC subunit UvrC, translated as MTARRPILDQLLLKAHALPRVPGVYLMKDAKGVVIYVGKASILPARVASYFVPSAARSGNLGPKKAPMLDLVEDFETLECESEWEALLTENRLIKDIHPRFNARLTDDKTFPYLVITLRDEFPGVFITRQPTDPQYKGARVYGPFTSVYALRDAVQILQRIFRFRTCTLDIREDDESLKHFRPCLLYPIKQCSAPCGARISKDAYRADIQRLLRFLDSKRSVVLRELRDEMTQASRVLDFERAAIVRDQIRAIEKLDDRGDRRDGWQPETETFCADPAKGLESLRKTLAIEDPIRCVECIDIAHLHGNETVGSKVCFVDGRPLKNEYRRYRIQTVEGGNDDYASIREVVSRRYREAGAGNELYPDVIIIDGGLGQLHAALEVFETLDVRPPMVISLAKKEELIYAQARSEPIRLGRENAGLKLCQAIRDEAHRFAQHYHHILRRKKVLGEN; from the coding sequence GTGACCGCCCGACGCCCCATCCTCGACCAGCTCCTGCTCAAAGCCCACGCTCTCCCACGCGTGCCGGGCGTCTATCTCATGAAAGACGCCAAAGGCGTTGTCATCTACGTCGGCAAGGCCTCCATTCTCCCCGCCCGCGTGGCCAGTTACTTCGTCCCATCCGCCGCCCGCTCGGGCAATCTTGGCCCCAAGAAGGCCCCCATGCTCGATCTCGTCGAGGACTTCGAGACCCTCGAGTGCGAATCCGAGTGGGAAGCCCTACTGACCGAAAACCGCCTCATCAAGGACATCCACCCCCGCTTCAACGCCCGACTCACCGACGACAAGACCTTCCCCTACCTCGTGATTACCCTCCGCGACGAGTTCCCGGGCGTCTTCATCACCCGCCAGCCCACCGACCCGCAATACAAGGGTGCCCGCGTCTACGGCCCCTTCACCTCCGTCTACGCCCTGCGCGATGCCGTCCAGATCCTCCAACGCATCTTCCGCTTTAGAACCTGCACCCTCGACATCCGCGAAGACGACGAATCCCTCAAGCACTTCCGACCCTGCCTGCTCTACCCCATCAAACAATGCTCCGCACCCTGCGGGGCCCGGATCTCCAAGGACGCCTACCGCGCCGACATCCAAAGACTCCTCCGCTTCCTCGATTCCAAACGCTCGGTCGTCCTCCGTGAACTCCGCGACGAGATGACGCAGGCCTCAAGAGTCCTCGACTTCGAGCGCGCCGCTATCGTCCGCGACCAGATCCGTGCCATCGAGAAACTCGACGACCGCGGCGACCGCCGCGACGGCTGGCAACCCGAGACCGAGACCTTCTGCGCCGATCCCGCCAAAGGGCTCGAATCCCTCCGCAAGACCCTCGCCATCGAAGACCCCATCCGCTGCGTCGAGTGCATCGACATCGCCCACCTCCACGGCAATGAGACCGTCGGCTCCAAGGTCTGCTTCGTCGATGGACGGCCCCTGAAAAACGAATACCGCCGCTACCGCATCCAGACCGTCGAAGGCGGAAACGACGACTACGCCTCCATCCGCGAGGTCGTCTCCCGCCGCTACCGCGAGGCAGGTGCCGGCAATGAGCTCTATCCCGACGTCATCATCATCGATGGCGGGCTCGGCCAACTCCACGCCGCCCTCGAAGTCTTCGAGACCCTCGACGTCCGACCCCCCATGGTCATCTCACTGGCCAAAAAAGAAGAACTCATCTACGCCCAGGCCAGGTCCGAGCCCATCCGTCTCGGCCGAGAGAATGCAGGCCTCAAACTCTGTCAGGCCATCCGCGACGAAGCCCACCGCTTCGCCCAGCACTATCACCACATCCTCCGCAGGAAAAAAGTCCTTGGCGAAAACTGA
- the nusA gene encoding transcription termination factor NusA codes for MMNGSEMLRLIDSISRDRNIDKELLFQDIEQAMVSAARKHYNAVDTEDFSCELDRLNGQLRLFRGQDPIDLVELGRIPAQTAKQVMIQRFREDERESIYNEFIDRVGEIVTGTAQRYEGGALVVSMGTRAEGFMPRSEQIPGEQHQPGERVRCLILDVRDAGHQVKIVLSRASPDFIKRLFEVEVPEVAERIIEVRAMAREPGHRTKIAVASIDSKVDAVGACVGVRGSRIKNIVDELGGEKIDIVRWNDSSQILIQNSLKPAEVVEISLCFELGRATVIVNDDQLSLAIGKRGQNVRLAARLTNWDVDILTPPEFSKSLDIMETTLKEVEGASEELIDRLAALGVISVFDVEEVGATYLVETLDVEEGIAEAMVAACTERAKTVAEEQEREKQEAERQQRQQYVATPSGIDDLLGGGAIEPGSKNPADPGTDIVELLEQRNLVEEPSGDETEAVDKTATDDEASVEADAESSEQTSPR; via the coding sequence ATGATGAACGGTAGTGAGATGCTCCGCCTGATCGACTCGATCTCGCGTGACCGCAACATTGATAAGGAACTGCTTTTTCAGGATATCGAGCAGGCGATGGTGTCTGCGGCGCGCAAGCACTACAACGCGGTGGACACCGAAGACTTCTCCTGCGAGTTGGATCGGCTTAACGGTCAACTGCGGTTGTTCCGGGGCCAAGACCCGATCGATCTGGTGGAGTTGGGTCGTATCCCGGCTCAGACCGCCAAGCAGGTCATGATCCAGCGATTCCGCGAGGACGAGCGGGAGAGCATCTACAACGAGTTTATTGACCGCGTCGGCGAGATCGTGACCGGAACGGCTCAGCGCTATGAAGGTGGGGCTCTTGTGGTTTCGATGGGCACACGGGCGGAAGGCTTTATGCCCCGCTCGGAGCAGATCCCCGGCGAGCAACATCAGCCCGGCGAGCGTGTGCGGTGTCTGATTCTCGATGTCCGCGACGCAGGTCACCAGGTCAAGATCGTGCTGAGCCGTGCGAGCCCTGATTTCATCAAGCGACTGTTCGAGGTCGAGGTTCCCGAAGTCGCTGAGCGGATTATCGAAGTCCGCGCGATGGCACGCGAGCCCGGCCATCGGACCAAGATCGCCGTGGCTTCGATCGACTCGAAGGTTGACGCTGTCGGCGCGTGTGTAGGCGTGCGGGGCAGCCGGATCAAGAACATCGTTGATGAGCTTGGCGGCGAGAAGATCGACATCGTTCGCTGGAATGATTCGAGCCAGATACTGATCCAGAACTCACTCAAGCCCGCGGAGGTCGTCGAGATCTCGCTGTGTTTTGAGCTGGGGCGAGCGACGGTGATTGTCAATGACGATCAGCTGTCGCTGGCGATCGGCAAGCGTGGTCAGAATGTTCGGCTAGCGGCGCGCCTGACCAACTGGGATGTGGACATTCTCACGCCGCCTGAGTTCTCGAAGAGCCTGGACATCATGGAGACGACGCTCAAGGAGGTCGAGGGCGCTTCGGAAGAGCTGATCGACCGATTGGCCGCTTTGGGTGTCATCAGCGTGTTCGATGTCGAGGAAGTCGGAGCGACTTATCTGGTCGAGACCCTGGATGTCGAAGAGGGTATCGCCGAAGCGATGGTCGCGGCCTGCACCGAGCGAGCGAAAACGGTCGCTGAGGAACAGGAGCGAGAGAAGCAGGAAGCCGAGCGTCAGCAACGTCAGCAGTATGTCGCGACGCCTTCGGGCATTGACGACCTGCTTGGCGGCGGAGCGATTGAGCCGGGGTCCAAGAACCCTGCCGACCCGGGCACGGACATCGTCGAGTTGCTGGAGCAGCGGAATCTCGTTGAAGAACCGTCCGGCGATGAGACTGAGGCTGTCGATAAGACGGCGACGGATGATGAAGCGTCGGTTGAAGCTGACGCAGAAAGCAGCGAGCAGACCTCACCACGCTGA
- the infB gene encoding translation initiation factor IF-2, with protein MAKALRVFELAKDLGVKSKLIVERCQDEGVPGITNHMSTVKVGLAVTIREWFSDASADNEEASQESDGGVATATQTVAKPARAKAVKRKPAAKKAKDSEADEGKAHIEPPSLAKKPPAPEPVKPAPVVETPTPAEAVAEPVAEVESAEATVATESDADTPAVSQETEVPADVDSDDPVKAVGIQNVPERPKVISPGGKPLEKPQQASLKGPRVVRIERPDPVETRPARRSPGGGGGGPSRGPSQGMPSMDPGAEESGGFTRSRGPSRGRGAGGGSGGDKTSGRGGDGGGNRRSGNTRRSRSSDNLLSGPSKLSQADAEELDARLRGAPGFLKQRRRSMEKRKGGGVQALTPAVTGGKVEIEEPVTIKSLSAATGIKGTEAIKYLFQKGVMANINSSLDAEMAMEIALEYDIELIVKEQRSAEDELRQVFSDRERIDVKGRPPIVTVLGHVDHGKTSLLDRIRKADVASHEAGGITQHIGAYRVTVEGTDGVEKTVVFLDTPGHEAFTAMRARGAKMTDLIVLVVASDDGVMPQTIESINHAKAAGVPIIVAMNKIDRPEATDDKVQEIYGQLAAQGLNPTAWGGETEVIGTSAISGQGVTELLELLDYQAELLELTADYGGNAIGTVVESEMQPGRGAVARILVQEGQISVGSFAVAGRAFGRVRDMTNDRGQSVREAGPATPLEISGLDEIPDAGDRFYVTDSLKQAEDVAQQYRDHERETQLASKTKVTLDNFADTLKAGQVNLLRVVLKADVQGSLDVLRTSLEKLGNDEVAVRVIHAAVGGITESDVLLADASEAVVVGFQVAPTAVVREISEARSVDLRTYRVIYDLIDDVKSGLEGMLAPERTEKQTGEATVKEVFKITKLGLVAGCMVTEGSIERSSKVRVVRDGVVVTDERTLNSLRRVKDDVKEVRVGTECGIRIEGYDDVKSGDRIICYKVEETARKLD; from the coding sequence TTGGCTAAGGCATTGCGTGTTTTTGAACTGGCCAAAGACCTCGGCGTGAAGAGTAAGCTCATCGTCGAGCGTTGCCAGGATGAGGGTGTGCCGGGCATCACGAACCACATGTCGACCGTGAAGGTCGGCCTGGCGGTCACGATCCGCGAGTGGTTCTCCGATGCGAGCGCGGACAATGAGGAGGCCAGCCAGGAGTCTGATGGCGGGGTGGCGACGGCGACACAGACCGTCGCCAAGCCTGCACGGGCCAAAGCGGTCAAGCGGAAACCCGCTGCCAAGAAGGCCAAGGACAGCGAAGCCGACGAGGGCAAGGCACACATTGAGCCCCCCTCGTTAGCCAAGAAGCCGCCCGCTCCGGAGCCTGTGAAGCCAGCGCCGGTTGTTGAAACACCAACGCCCGCCGAAGCTGTTGCAGAGCCTGTAGCTGAGGTGGAATCGGCAGAAGCAACTGTGGCGACCGAGAGCGACGCGGACACCCCCGCGGTGTCACAAGAAACAGAAGTGCCGGCTGACGTTGATAGCGATGATCCGGTCAAGGCGGTTGGCATCCAGAACGTGCCCGAACGCCCCAAGGTGATTTCCCCTGGCGGCAAGCCGTTGGAGAAGCCGCAGCAAGCGTCACTCAAGGGTCCACGTGTGGTGCGCATCGAGCGGCCTGACCCGGTTGAGACGCGCCCTGCCCGCCGATCACCCGGTGGCGGAGGCGGCGGGCCGTCTCGCGGTCCTTCGCAGGGGATGCCCAGCATGGACCCGGGCGCGGAAGAGAGCGGCGGGTTCACCCGTTCGCGCGGCCCTTCGCGAGGTCGCGGGGCTGGTGGAGGCTCTGGCGGTGATAAGACATCGGGACGTGGCGGCGACGGCGGTGGAAACCGGCGATCGGGGAACACACGCCGATCGCGCTCCTCCGACAACCTTCTGTCCGGACCGAGCAAGCTCTCGCAGGCGGACGCTGAGGAACTGGACGCGCGGCTACGGGGCGCTCCCGGCTTCCTCAAGCAGCGTCGTCGTAGCATGGAGAAGCGCAAGGGCGGAGGCGTTCAGGCGCTGACCCCTGCGGTCACCGGCGGCAAGGTCGAGATCGAAGAGCCGGTCACGATCAAGAGCCTGTCGGCCGCGACTGGCATCAAGGGTACGGAAGCCATCAAGTACCTGTTTCAGAAGGGCGTGATGGCCAACATCAACTCGTCGCTCGACGCTGAGATGGCGATGGAGATCGCGCTCGAGTACGACATCGAACTGATCGTCAAGGAGCAGCGATCGGCCGAGGACGAGCTACGGCAGGTCTTTAGCGATCGCGAGCGTATTGATGTTAAGGGTCGCCCGCCTATCGTGACGGTCCTCGGGCATGTCGATCACGGCAAGACCTCGCTGCTGGACCGGATCCGCAAGGCCGATGTGGCTTCACACGAAGCGGGCGGGATCACGCAGCACATCGGTGCTTATCGCGTCACGGTCGAGGGCACTGACGGCGTCGAGAAGACCGTGGTCTTCCTCGATACGCCCGGTCACGAAGCCTTTACGGCGATGCGAGCCCGTGGTGCCAAGATGACCGACCTGATCGTGCTGGTTGTCGCTTCTGACGACGGCGTGATGCCTCAGACCATCGAGTCGATCAACCACGCCAAGGCGGCGGGCGTCCCGATTATCGTTGCGATGAACAAGATCGACCGCCCCGAAGCAACGGATGACAAAGTCCAGGAGATCTACGGCCAGCTCGCGGCTCAGGGACTCAACCCCACCGCGTGGGGCGGCGAAACCGAGGTCATCGGTACGTCCGCCATCTCGGGACAGGGCGTCACCGAACTGCTGGAGTTGCTGGACTATCAGGCCGAGCTGCTCGAACTCACCGCGGACTACGGCGGCAACGCCATCGGAACTGTCGTCGAGTCCGAGATGCAGCCGGGGCGTGGTGCTGTGGCTCGTATCCTCGTGCAAGAGGGTCAGATCAGCGTGGGCAGCTTCGCTGTCGCTGGCCGTGCTTTTGGCCGTGTCCGTGATATGACGAACGATCGCGGCCAGTCAGTCCGTGAGGCTGGTCCGGCGACGCCCCTCGAGATCTCGGGTCTCGATGAGATCCCGGACGCTGGCGATCGGTTCTATGTTACTGACTCACTCAAGCAGGCAGAGGATGTCGCGCAGCAGTATCGAGACCACGAGCGTGAGACCCAACTCGCATCGAAAACAAAGGTCACGCTGGACAACTTCGCGGACACCTTGAAGGCTGGCCAGGTCAATCTGTTGCGCGTCGTCCTCAAGGCCGACGTGCAAGGTTCTCTCGACGTGCTGCGAACAAGCCTTGAGAAACTTGGCAATGACGAGGTCGCCGTGCGGGTGATCCACGCAGCGGTCGGCGGGATCACCGAGAGTGACGTGCTGCTGGCTGATGCCTCGGAGGCCGTGGTCGTTGGCTTCCAGGTCGCCCCAACCGCAGTCGTTCGTGAGATCTCAGAAGCCAGAAGCGTTGATCTCCGCACTTACCGTGTGATCTACGACCTGATAGATGACGTGAAATCCGGCCTCGAAGGCATGCTCGCTCCCGAGCGCACCGAGAAACAGACCGGCGAAGCCACGGTCAAGGAGGTCTTTAAGATCACCAAGCTCGGTCTGGTTGCGGGCTGCATGGTCACCGAGGGATCGATCGAGCGATCGAGCAAGGTGCGTGTGGTGCGTGATGGCGTGGTCGTGACCGATGAACGCACGCTCAACAGCCTGCGACGCGTGAAGGATGATGTGAAGGAAGTCCGAGTGGGTACCGAGTGCGGGATCCGTATCGAGGGCTACGACGACGTAAAATCCGGTGACCGTATCATCTGCTACAAGGTTGAAGAAACGGCACGCAAACTTGATTAG
- a CDS encoding glycosyltransferase: MSLASMNIMASGRDGLVVLADHWGRHPSSAQHLVQHFMASYEVSWINTVGTRRPSFSWSDARRAVGYVMGRFQKAESTDTQDGSGPEVLSPLMYPGFRSGWQRAMNRRLMQRAISGSRAAKCGRTIGVTTLPIAADVVGMGGVDRWVYYAVDDFSAWPGLDHQVMRDMEAELVGKVDRVVAVSERIRERMSAMGGEAELLTHGIDLTHWNAAGARSSVPWASDQRPVLLFWGVIDRRLDVGWCERLSSLGHLVLAGPVQDPDPRLKSLEGVTWLGPVAYGELPALAQRADVLVMPYADLPVTRAMQPLKFKEYMATGLPVVARALPAVHEWADAADLVVDEAGLVVAVRRGLQNGLTERQRSARLRLADEGWEAKAMQLDAVIRGLYEPETSRVGMAA, encoded by the coding sequence ATGAGTCTTGCATCCATGAACATCATGGCGTCCGGGAGGGATGGGTTGGTGGTGCTGGCCGACCACTGGGGGCGGCATCCGTCATCGGCGCAGCATCTGGTGCAGCATTTCATGGCGTCGTATGAGGTGAGCTGGATCAACACGGTGGGGACCCGGCGGCCGAGTTTTAGCTGGTCAGATGCGCGGCGGGCGGTGGGGTATGTGATGGGTCGGTTTCAGAAGGCTGAATCAACAGACACTCAAGATGGCTCTGGGCCGGAGGTTCTGAGCCCGCTGATGTATCCAGGGTTTCGGTCGGGTTGGCAGCGAGCGATGAACCGGCGTTTGATGCAGCGGGCGATCAGCGGGAGTCGCGCGGCGAAGTGCGGACGGACGATCGGGGTTACGACGCTGCCGATTGCTGCAGATGTGGTGGGGATGGGTGGCGTCGATCGGTGGGTGTACTACGCGGTGGATGATTTCTCGGCGTGGCCGGGGCTGGATCACCAGGTGATGCGGGATATGGAGGCGGAGTTGGTGGGGAAGGTGGATCGGGTGGTGGCCGTATCGGAGCGGATCCGGGAGCGGATGTCGGCGATGGGGGGCGAGGCAGAGCTGTTGACTCATGGGATAGATCTCACGCATTGGAATGCTGCTGGGGCGCGTTCATCGGTGCCGTGGGCGAGTGATCAGCGGCCGGTGCTGTTGTTCTGGGGTGTGATTGACCGACGTCTGGATGTGGGGTGGTGCGAGCGGCTGAGTTCGTTGGGGCATCTGGTGCTGGCGGGGCCTGTCCAGGACCCGGACCCGAGGCTCAAGTCACTCGAAGGTGTGACGTGGCTGGGGCCGGTGGCTTACGGCGAGCTGCCAGCGCTGGCGCAGCGGGCGGATGTGCTGGTGATGCCTTATGCGGACCTGCCGGTGACGCGGGCGATGCAGCCGCTGAAGTTCAAGGAGTACATGGCGACGGGGCTGCCGGTAGTGGCCCGGGCTTTGCCTGCGGTGCATGAGTGGGCGGATGCCGCGGACCTTGTTGTGGATGAAGCGGGTCTAGTCGTAGCGGTAAGGCGCGGGTTGCAGAATGGTCTCACTGAGCGGCAGCGGTCGGCGCGTCTTCGGCTGGCGGATGAGGGATGGGAGGCGAAGGCCATGCAGCTTGATGCCGTCATACGGGGGTTGTACGAGCCTGAGACATCTCGGGTTGGCATGGCTGCGTGA
- a CDS encoding FkbM family methyltransferase has protein sequence MIQALKRVYWHVCGRLRKWWDPPSISLSPGSWLDDVVKITAFEGDAGGHLVMVDGGAHTGDMARRFLARFPGLEVHAFEPNTDLQARLEANLSGVPGTIQQSAIGDRTGSTTIEINSSPMTSSVLPVNALSRQYFPDATEPGQRRTVPITRLDDWFKASGLSHVDILKLDLQGYERQALEGAHELLRQGVGCVVLEVNFAAFYEGCSLFAEVDSVLREEGYELFNLYNVCTHRPVNHIGSADAIYVKRERLMRMIQGGDSDSCDAALKLAA, from the coding sequence GTGATCCAGGCCCTGAAACGAGTCTATTGGCATGTATGTGGTCGACTGCGAAAGTGGTGGGACCCGCCAAGCATCAGTCTGTCGCCGGGGTCGTGGCTTGATGATGTGGTGAAGATCACGGCGTTTGAGGGCGACGCGGGTGGGCACCTGGTGATGGTTGATGGCGGGGCGCATACCGGGGACATGGCTCGTCGGTTTCTCGCCCGTTTTCCCGGCCTGGAGGTTCACGCGTTCGAGCCCAACACGGACCTTCAAGCGAGGCTTGAGGCGAATCTATCAGGTGTTCCGGGGACGATTCAGCAGTCGGCGATCGGGGATCGGACGGGATCGACAACGATCGAGATCAACAGCTCGCCGATGACCAGTTCGGTGCTGCCGGTGAATGCACTGAGTCGGCAATACTTCCCGGATGCCACCGAGCCGGGTCAGCGGCGGACGGTGCCTATCACGCGCCTTGATGATTGGTTCAAGGCATCGGGCCTGAGCCACGTGGACATCTTGAAACTCGATCTCCAGGGGTACGAGCGTCAGGCGCTCGAGGGCGCGCATGAGTTGCTCCGTCAGGGCGTGGGCTGTGTGGTGCTGGAGGTGAACTTCGCGGCGTTTTATGAGGGGTGCTCGCTGTTTGCTGAGGTCGACTCGGTGCTGCGTGAGGAGGGGTATGAGCTTTTCAATCTATACAACGTGTGCACGCACCGGCCGGTGAATCACATCGGCTCTGCGGACGCGATCTATGTGAAGCGTGAACGCCTCATGCGGATGATTCAGGGTGGGGATTCTGATTCGTGCGACGCGGCACTGAAGCTGGCTGCGTGA
- a CDS encoding TIGR03087 family PEP-CTERM/XrtA system glycosyltransferase, which produces MTQASHRIANGRQGNSRPRVLMLTHRVPHPPDRGDRIRSWHILCALAQHADVSLACLSDAPLSRESHAKLSAMTQQSAIQPITRAGSLVRGGVSWAQGKAITPAWFSRDNLHRKVLAWHKQQPFDAIYVFCSGMLTYLKGMLDGPNRPRLIVDLVDVDSAKWSELAKRAPWPLSEVLKTEAHRLQGLEREQGTSADAVLLVTEAERRLYLDRVGGGNLKVVPNGVDLTRFAPLPDYHGKTLAFVGVMNYWPNIEAADWFARRVLPRARQTCPGATFKIIGRSPARSVRALGSLDGVTVVGAVDDVREQLRTVTAVVAPLLTARGVQNKVLEAMACQRAVICTPQAARGVDAKAGEELLVARNADDWAHQINHILTHTTHRQAVATAARQRIEAMGGWNQALAGLPSIVLGESSSQSARKAA; this is translated from the coding sequence ATGACACAAGCATCTCATCGCATCGCCAACGGACGCCAGGGAAACAGCCGCCCTCGCGTCCTCATGCTCACTCATCGCGTCCCGCACCCGCCCGACCGTGGCGACCGCATCCGATCGTGGCACATCCTCTGCGCCCTCGCCCAGCACGCCGACGTCTCCCTGGCCTGCCTATCGGACGCTCCGCTGAGCCGGGAATCGCACGCCAAGCTCTCCGCCATGACCCAGCAATCCGCCATCCAGCCCATCACCCGCGCTGGCAGCCTTGTCCGAGGCGGAGTCTCTTGGGCTCAGGGCAAGGCCATCACGCCCGCCTGGTTCTCCCGAGATAACCTCCACCGCAAAGTCCTCGCCTGGCACAAGCAGCAACCCTTCGACGCCATCTACGTTTTCTGCTCCGGCATGCTGACCTACCTCAAAGGCATGCTCGATGGCCCCAATAGGCCACGCCTGATCGTCGATCTGGTTGATGTCGACAGCGCCAAATGGTCCGAACTCGCCAAACGCGCCCCGTGGCCCCTGAGCGAGGTCCTCAAAACCGAAGCCCACCGTCTGCAAGGCCTCGAACGCGAGCAGGGCACCTCCGCCGATGCCGTGCTGCTCGTCACTGAAGCCGAACGACGGCTCTACCTCGACCGCGTTGGCGGCGGAAACCTCAAAGTAGTCCCCAATGGCGTCGATCTCACCCGCTTCGCTCCGCTCCCCGATTACCACGGCAAAACCCTCGCCTTCGTTGGCGTGATGAACTACTGGCCCAACATCGAGGCCGCCGACTGGTTCGCCCGCCGCGTGCTCCCTCGTGCCCGCCAGACCTGCCCCGGCGCCACCTTCAAGATCATCGGCCGCTCTCCCGCCCGATCCGTCCGCGCCCTTGGTTCACTCGATGGCGTCACCGTCGTCGGGGCCGTCGATGATGTCCGCGAACAACTCCGCACCGTCACCGCCGTGGTCGCACCCCTGCTTACCGCCCGCGGTGTCCAGAACAAAGTCCTCGAAGCCATGGCCTGCCAGCGCGCCGTGATCTGCACGCCTCAGGCCGCGCGAGGCGTCGATGCCAAAGCCGGCGAGGAGCTTCTGGTCGCTCGAAACGCCGACGACTGGGCCCATCAGATCAACCACATCCTGACCCACACCACGCATAGGCAAGCCGTCGCCACCGCGGCTCGGCAACGCATCGAAGCCATGGGTGGATGGAATCAGGCCCTTGCCGGACTCCCGTCGATCGTCTTAGGCGAAAGCTCCAGTCAATCGGCCCGCAAGGCCGCTTGA